Proteins encoded within one genomic window of Methanosarcinales archaeon:
- a CDS encoding GDP-mannose 4,6-dehydratase, whose protein sequence is MTKTALITGITGQDGAYLAGFLLNKGYIVHGIKRRSSSFNTERINHLYKDPHERNVNFFMHYGDLTDST, encoded by the coding sequence ATGACCAAAACAGCCCTGATAACTGGGATCACAGGCCAGGACGGCGCATACCTCGCCGGGTTCCTGCTAAACAAAGGATACATCGTACACGGCATAAAGCGGCGATCCTCTTCATTCAACACTGAGCGCATAAACCACCTGTACAAAGACCCGCACGAGAGGAACGTGAATTTCTTCATGCATTACGGCGACCTGACCGACTCCACGA